A portion of the Anabas testudineus chromosome 22, fAnaTes1.2, whole genome shotgun sequence genome contains these proteins:
- the lpar1 gene encoding lysophosphatidic acid receptor 1, with the protein MDEEQCYYNETIAFFYNRSGKYLATDWNTVSRLVMGLGITVCIFIMLANLLVMVAIYVNRRFHFPIYYLMANLAAADFFAGLAYFYLMFNTGPNTRRLTVSTWLLRQGLIDTSLTASVANLLAIAIERHITVFRMQLHTRMSNRRVVVVIVIIWTMSIVMGAIPSVGWNCICSIKSCSNMAPLYSNSYLVFWAVFNLVTFVVMVTLYAHIFMYVRQRTMRMSRHSSGPRRNRDTMMSLLKTVVIVLGAFIVCWTPGLVILLLDVFCSSCNVLSYEKFFLLLAEFNSAMNPIIYSYRDKEMSATFRQILCCQRQENINGTAAEGSDRSASSINHTVLSGGAHHHHHHNEHSVV; encoded by the exons ATGGATGAGGAACAGTGCTACTATAATGAGACCATCGCCTTTTTCTACAACCGCAGTGGCAAGTATCTTGCCACTGACTGGAACACTGTCAGCAGACTGGTAATGGGCCTGGGCATCACCGTGTGCATCTTCATCATGCTCGCCAACCTTCTGGTGATGGTTGCCATCTACGTCAACAGGAGGTTCCACTTTCCCATCTACTACCTTATGGCCAATCTGGCAGCTGCTGACTTCTTTGCTGGACTGGCTTACTTCTACTTGATGTTCAACACGGGACCAAACACAAGGCGTCTGACTGTTTCAACATGGCTGCTGCGCCAAGGCCTGATTGATACCAGTCTGACAGCATCTGTGGCCAATCTGCTTGCCATCGCCATCGAGCGCCACATAACCGTGTTCCGTATGCAGCTACATACACGTATGAGCAACCGGcgtgtggtggtggtgattgTCATAATTTGGACCATGTCCATAGTCATGGGGGCCATACCCAGTGTGGGCTGGAACTGCATCTGTAGTATTAAGTCTTGTTCCAACATGGCGCCGCTTTACAGCAACTCCTACCTGGTCTTCTGGGCAGTATTTAACCTGGTGACatttgttgtcatggtaacactATATGCCCACATCTTTATGTATGTGCGGCAGAGGACCATGAGGATGTCACGGCACAGCTCTGGACCACGACGCAATCGAGATACCATGATGTCCCTGTTGAAAACCGTTGTGATTGTGTTAg GTGCGTTCATTGTCTGTTGGACCCCCGGCCTGGTCATCCTCCTTCTCGACgttttctgttccagctgcaaCGTGCTCTCATACGAAAAGTTTTTCTTACTTCTCGCCGAGTTCAACTCGGCCATGAACCCCATCATCTACTCCTACCGTGACAAGGAGATGAGCGCCACCTTCAGGCAGATCCTGTGCTGCCAGCGGCAGGAGAACATCAACGGGACAGCAGCGGAGGGGTCCGACAGGTCGGCGTCATCCATCAACCACACAGTGCTCAGTGGCGGCGcgcaccaccaccatcaccacaaCGAGCACTCGGTAGTATAA